One region of Oryza sativa Japonica Group chromosome 10, ASM3414082v1 genomic DNA includes:
- the LOC4348155 gene encoding uncharacterized protein, which produces MARRVGGVRLLARASSGSQRWRRFAEAAGAAGDDDGLRRRRLAAAAGDRPPPGSGGGGPVAAGGEPSGVVGNGVAGDGDGLRRWRMGEARGKRLRAPPIGRIRRHSARARRGHRRRWVGRERLGGDGRGAQTARAGPDRDLLPTPVACELSGARSVGYDWATADPG; this is translated from the coding sequence ATGGCGAGGCGTGTGGGCGGCGTGCGGCTATTGGCTCGGGCTTCCTCCGGTAGCCAGCGATGGCGACGCTTTGCGGAAGCGGcgggcgcggccggcgacgacgacggcctgcgacggcgacggcttgcGGCAGCGGCAGGCGACCGTCCTCCacccggatccggcggtggcggcccggtggcggcgggaggagagcCCAGCGGCGTAGTCGGCAATGgcgtggccggcgacggcgacggcttgcGACGGTGGAGGATGGGGGAGGCGAGGGGGAAGAGGCTTCGTGCTCCTCCAATCGGGCGCATTCGCCGCCATTCCGCCCGCGCTCGCCGAGGCCATCGGCGCCGCTGGGTAGGGCGCGAGCGTCTTGGAGGTGATGGGCGGGGCGCGCAGACTGCTCGTGCCGGACCCGACCGGGACCTGCTCCCAACTCCCGTGGCATGCGAGTTGAGTGGTGCCAGATCCGTTGGCTACGACTGGGCAACGGCTGATCCGGGGTAG